A window of the Streptomyces griseochromogenes genome harbors these coding sequences:
- a CDS encoding esterase/lipase family protein: MLPWKRVFRPLAALLLTAAVAAVPAATAHASDAPSRGWNDWSCKPSVTHPRPVVLVHGTLGNSVDNWLSLAPYLKDRGYCVYSLDYGQLPGVPLFYGLGPIDKSAEQLSAFVDKVLSATGTDRADLVGHSQGGMMPRYYLKFLGGSAKVNALVGLAPDNHGTDLDGLTHLLPYFPGAEDLIKATTPGLADQIARSAFLTKLNAGGDTVPGVHYTVIATKYDEVATPWRDQYLSGSDVHNVLLQDLCPLDLSEHVAIGLFDRIAFHEVANALDPAHATTTTCASAFS; encoded by the coding sequence ATGCTGCCCTGGAAGCGAGTGTTCAGACCCCTCGCCGCGCTGCTTCTGACCGCCGCCGTAGCCGCCGTTCCCGCAGCGACCGCCCATGCCTCCGACGCCCCCAGCAGGGGCTGGAACGACTGGTCCTGCAAGCCCTCCGTCACCCATCCCCGCCCGGTCGTCCTGGTCCACGGGACCCTGGGCAACTCCGTCGACAACTGGCTGTCCCTCGCCCCGTATCTGAAGGACCGCGGATACTGCGTCTACTCCCTCGACTACGGCCAGCTGCCCGGCGTCCCCCTCTTCTACGGCCTCGGCCCCATCGACAAGTCGGCAGAGCAACTGTCCGCCTTCGTCGACAAGGTGCTCTCCGCGACCGGGACCGACAGGGCCGACCTGGTCGGCCACTCCCAGGGCGGCATGATGCCCCGCTACTACCTGAAGTTCCTCGGCGGATCCGCCAAGGTGAACGCCCTCGTGGGCCTCGCCCCCGACAACCACGGCACCGACCTGGACGGCCTCACCCACCTGCTGCCGTACTTCCCCGGCGCCGAGGACCTGATCAAGGCCACCACCCCCGGCCTCGCCGACCAGATCGCCCGCTCCGCCTTCCTCACCAAGCTCAACGCGGGCGGCGACACCGTCCCCGGAGTGCACTACACCGTCATCGCCACCAAGTACGACGAGGTGGCCACACCCTGGCGCGACCAGTACCTGAGCGGCTCGGACGTGCACAATGTCCTGCTCCAGGACCTGTGCCCGCTCGACCTGTCCGAGCACGTGGCGATCGGCCTGTTCGACCGCATCGCCTTCCACGAGGTGGCCAACGCGCTCGACCCGGCCCACGCGACCACCACCACCTGCGCGTCGGCCTTCAGCTGA
- a CDS encoding S1 family peptidase encodes MRIKRTIPHSRTARRTRLTAVATGLLAAAAFAAPTANASDDHTFSAGQLATASDSVLKADVAGTAWAVDNRTDRVVVTVDSTVSKAEIAKIKQQAGGNAGALTIKHTPGKFRKLISGGDAIYGGSYRCSLGFNVHSGSTYYFLTAGHCGQVASTWYSNSGHSTVLGTNVGYSFPDNDFALVRYTNSSIAHPSAVGGQTISSAATPSVGTTVYRRGSTTGTHSGRVTALNATVNYGSGDIVHGLIQTTVCAEGGDSGGPLYGGSVAYGLTSGGSGDCTSGGTTFFQPVTEALSYYGVTLP; translated from the coding sequence GTGAGGATCAAGCGCACCATTCCCCACAGCCGCACGGCAAGACGGACCCGGCTGACCGCCGTGGCCACCGGCCTCCTGGCCGCAGCAGCGTTCGCCGCCCCCACCGCGAACGCCAGCGACGACCACACGTTCAGCGCCGGCCAGCTCGCCACGGCGAGCGACTCCGTCCTCAAGGCCGACGTCGCCGGCACGGCCTGGGCCGTCGACAACAGGACCGACCGTGTCGTCGTCACCGTCGACAGCACGGTCTCCAAGGCCGAGATCGCCAAGATCAAGCAGCAGGCCGGCGGCAACGCCGGTGCGCTGACCATCAAGCACACCCCCGGCAAGTTCAGGAAGCTGATCAGCGGCGGCGACGCCATCTACGGCGGCTCCTACCGCTGCTCGCTCGGCTTCAACGTGCACAGCGGCAGCACCTACTACTTCCTGACCGCCGGTCACTGCGGTCAGGTCGCCTCGACCTGGTACAGCAACTCCGGCCACAGCACCGTGCTGGGCACGAACGTCGGCTACAGCTTCCCGGACAACGACTTCGCGCTGGTGCGCTACACCAACTCCTCGATCGCGCACCCGAGCGCGGTGGGCGGCCAGACCATCAGCAGCGCGGCCACCCCGTCCGTGGGGACGACCGTCTACCGCCGCGGTTCCACGACCGGCACGCACAGCGGCCGGGTCACCGCGCTGAACGCCACCGTCAACTACGGCAGCGGTGACATCGTCCACGGCCTGATCCAGACCACGGTCTGCGCCGAGGGCGGCGACAGCGGCGGCCCGCTCTACGGAGGCAGCGTGGCCTACGGCCTGACCTCCGGCGGCAGCGGCGACTGCACCTCCGGCGGCACGACCTTCTTCCAGCCGGTCACCGAGGCGCTGAGCTACTACGGTGTGACCCTTCCCTGA
- a CDS encoding FAD/NAD(P)-binding protein produces the protein MRPRLVIVGAGPRGTGLLERVAANAPELYAGSDLDIHLVDPHPPGGGRIWRQAQSPLLWMNSHAEDVTMFTDDTVPMDGPVREGPTLREWAGLDGGTFADRQLQGRYLRWAYERARAELPPGITVHHHARRALRVSGPREGRQQVWLEGRPRPLLADLVVLALGHLDAELGPQQAELAAYAREHGLVHLPPDFTADSDLTPLQAGEAVLVRGFGLAFVDLMVLLTEGRGGRYEGDTYLPSGREPVLYVGSRRGVPYHSKIGYDWTGARPPLPRFLGPAEVGELLARPGGFDFRRDVWPLVEKELGFAHYHRLFTAHPERTAMRWADFEKKYAAAAGPAEFRALVAAAVPGPADRLDLTALDHPLDGVRHASHEEFQEGLRGYVERDLSRRHDPDHSADLGLFLGLLSVYGQLVRLGDIGPWWHGFFSFLASGPPGPRLRQMLALSRAGLLRFVGAGMTVTADDGVFRATSPTVPGFAVEARALVEARLPEPTVGRARDTLLRELHAEGAAETPEGLLRVDPADGRILDTSGRPHPRRFALGPYTDARTPGAFTRPRTGGPAFRQNDATARAALRFLSELALRAAA, from the coding sequence ATGAGGCCCCGGCTGGTGATCGTGGGAGCCGGACCGCGGGGGACCGGACTCCTCGAACGCGTCGCCGCGAACGCCCCCGAGCTGTACGCCGGCTCGGACCTCGACATCCACCTGGTCGACCCCCACCCGCCGGGCGGCGGACGCATCTGGCGCCAGGCGCAGTCGCCGCTGCTGTGGATGAACTCGCACGCCGAGGACGTCACCATGTTCACCGACGACACGGTGCCCATGGACGGTCCGGTGCGCGAGGGTCCCACCCTGCGCGAATGGGCGGGCCTGGACGGCGGTACCTTCGCCGACCGGCAGCTCCAGGGCCGCTATCTGCGCTGGGCGTACGAGCGGGCCCGCGCCGAGCTGCCTCCGGGCATCACCGTCCACCACCACGCCCGGCGTGCCCTGCGGGTCAGCGGCCCGCGCGAGGGACGCCAGCAGGTGTGGCTGGAGGGCCGCCCGCGTCCCCTCCTCGCCGACCTGGTCGTCCTCGCCCTCGGCCACCTCGACGCCGAACTCGGCCCCCAGCAGGCCGAGCTGGCGGCCTACGCCCGCGAGCACGGCCTGGTCCACCTGCCGCCCGATTTCACCGCCGACAGCGACCTGACCCCGCTGCAGGCCGGCGAGGCGGTCCTCGTCCGGGGCTTCGGCCTCGCCTTCGTCGACCTGATGGTGCTGCTCACCGAGGGACGGGGCGGGCGCTACGAGGGTGACACCTACCTCCCCTCGGGCCGCGAACCCGTGCTGTATGTCGGCTCGCGGCGCGGAGTGCCGTACCACTCGAAGATCGGCTACGACTGGACCGGCGCCCGGCCCCCGTTGCCCCGCTTCCTCGGGCCCGCCGAGGTCGGGGAACTGCTGGCCAGGCCGGGAGGCTTCGACTTCCGGCGCGATGTGTGGCCGCTGGTGGAGAAGGAGCTGGGCTTCGCCCACTACCACCGCCTGTTCACCGCCCACCCCGAGCGCACGGCGATGAGATGGGCCGACTTCGAGAAGAAGTACGCGGCCGCCGCCGGCCCCGCCGAGTTCCGGGCGCTCGTCGCCGCCGCCGTACCCGGCCCGGCCGACCGCCTCGACCTCACCGCGCTCGACCATCCCCTCGACGGGGTGCGCCACGCCTCGCACGAGGAGTTCCAGGAGGGCCTGCGCGGCTATGTCGAACGTGATCTGAGCCGACGTCACGATCCGGATCACAGTGCCGATCTGGGCCTCTTCCTCGGCCTGCTGTCCGTCTACGGGCAGCTGGTGCGACTCGGGGACATCGGCCCCTGGTGGCACGGCTTCTTCAGCTTTCTGGCCTCGGGTCCGCCCGGACCCCGGCTGCGGCAGATGCTCGCGCTGTCCCGGGCCGGCCTGTTGCGGTTCGTCGGCGCCGGCATGACCGTCACCGCCGACGACGGCGTGTTCCGGGCCACGAGCCCCACCGTGCCGGGCTTCGCCGTCGAGGCACGGGCCCTGGTCGAGGCCCGGCTGCCCGAGCCGACCGTGGGGCGGGCCCGCGACACGCTGCTGAGGGAACTGCACGCCGAAGGGGCCGCCGAGACCCCCGAGGGGCTGCTGCGTGTCGACCCCGCCGACGGGCGGATCCTCGACACGTCCGGGCGACCGCATCCACGGCGCTTCGCGCTCGGCCCGTACACCGACGCCCGTACCCCCGGCGCCTTCACCCGGCCGCGTACCGGCGGGCCCGCGTTCCGGCAGAACGACGCGACGGCGCGGGCCGCGCTGCGGTTCCTGTCCGAACTCGCCCTCCGCGCAGCCGCATGA
- a CDS encoding DNA polymerase Y family protein has protein sequence MTILCIRFQLPPMREAALPGLLGLLEEFTPVVEALPPDGALADLRGAERYFGRDAVELASVIRVRALALYGVDCAIGAGPGPMLARVALRDARPGVTCAVPEEPDAVADFLAGRPVAALPGVGAATARTLCEYGLDTLGLVAAAPLSTLQRLIGAKAGRELRERASGIDRGRVVPNAVSRSLVAERPFDLDELDPDRHRRALLSAAEEIGARLRAVEKVCRTLTLTVRYAGLPPSRLRSSGGTPVSTTRSRTLKEPTAHSAALTRAAYGLYEALGLQRARVRALVLRAEGLAPADQASYQLTFDPVDDKVRRIEEVADRARAKFGPRAVMPGTLAA, from the coding sequence ATGACCATTCTCTGTATACGTTTCCAGCTGCCGCCGATGCGCGAGGCGGCCCTGCCCGGGCTGCTCGGCCTCCTTGAGGAGTTCACCCCGGTCGTGGAGGCGCTGCCCCCGGACGGGGCGCTGGCCGATCTCCGCGGCGCCGAGCGCTACTTCGGGCGTGACGCCGTGGAACTGGCCTCGGTGATCCGGGTCCGCGCCCTCGCGCTGTACGGCGTCGACTGCGCGATCGGCGCCGGGCCGGGCCCGATGCTGGCCCGCGTGGCGCTGCGCGACGCCCGTCCCGGGGTGACCTGTGCCGTGCCCGAGGAGCCGGACGCCGTCGCGGACTTCCTCGCCGGCCGGCCCGTCGCCGCACTGCCCGGCGTGGGTGCGGCGACCGCCCGCACCCTGTGCGAGTACGGCCTCGACACGCTGGGCCTGGTCGCCGCGGCGCCGCTGTCCACGCTCCAGCGGCTGATCGGCGCGAAGGCGGGCCGCGAGCTGCGCGAGCGGGCGAGCGGCATCGACCGCGGCCGGGTCGTCCCGAACGCCGTATCCCGGTCTCTCGTCGCCGAACGGCCCTTCGACCTGGACGAGTTGGACCCGGACCGGCATCGCCGCGCTCTGCTGTCGGCCGCCGAGGAGATCGGCGCCCGGCTGCGCGCGGTGGAGAAGGTCTGCCGCACTCTGACCCTGACCGTGCGCTACGCCGGCCTCCCCCCCTCTCGGCTTCGCTCGAGCGGGGGGACCCCCGTCTCGACCACCCGCAGCCGCACCCTCAAGGAGCCGACCGCGCACTCGGCGGCCCTCACCAGGGCGGCCTACGGTCTGTACGAGGCGCTCGGCCTCCAGCGCGCCCGGGTCCGTGCGCTCGTCCTGCGCGCCGAGGGCCTGGCCCCTGCCGACCAGGCCTCCTACCAGCTCACCTTCGATCCCGTGGACGACAAGGTCCGCCGGATCGAGGAGGTCGCCGACCGCGCGCGGGCGAAGTTCGGGCCGCGCGCGGTGATGCCGGGGACGCTGGCGGCGTAA
- a CDS encoding DNA polymerase III subunit alpha, which translates to MPGFAHLHTVSGFSLRYGASHPERLAERASERGMDALALTDRDTLAGAVRFAKACAKAGVRPLFGVDLAVAGPSLSEGVAPRRERRRAPVRGGVFVDEPASRATFLARDGARGWADLCGIVTVAHQGEGVPSLPWSGNRGDGLTVLLGPGSDVGRALAAGRPDRAARLLVPWREIYGDALRLEVVWHGREGTGPGSLRLAARTVGFAAEQRIRPVLSNAVRYADPGQGQVADVLDAARRLVPIDPRKELDSGEAWLKDARAMLRVAERVVEAAGYRRDTAHRLLEQTRATADECLVDPEDDLGIGTVHFPEAHLVGAGRRTAQRALASRAAAGMVLHGYADRRAYWERMHDELDIIAHHGFASYFLTVAQVVDDVREMGIRVAARGSGAGSLVNHLLGIAHADPVEHGLLMERFLSKERVVLPDIDIDVESARRLEVYRAIIGRFGEERVATVSMPETYRVRHAVRDVGAALSMDPADIDRIAKSFPHIRARDARAALEELPELKELAGELRREGERYGRLWELVEALDALPRGVAMHPCGVLLSDASLLARTPVVPTSGEGLPMSQFDKEDVEDLGLLKLDVLGVRMQSAMAHAVAEVERATGERVDLDALPPGDPVTYRLIRSAETLGCFQIESPGQRDLVGRLQPATFHDLVVDISLFRPGPVAADMVRPFIEARHGRAPVRYPHPDLQRPLEETYGVVVFHEQVIDIVAIMTGCGRGEADRVRRGLSDPESQGRIKVWFAQHAAADGYDAETIRRTWEIVEAFGSYGFCKAHAVAFAVPTYQSAWLKAHHPAAFYAGLLTHDPGMYPKRLLLADARRRGVPILPLDVNASGVAHGIELVSESPEVWGLRLALSDVHGISEAEAARIAEGQPYASLLDFWERARPSRPLAQRLAQVGALDAFGANRRDLQLHLTELHRGARGAGGGQLPLAGGRETASAGLPDLTSAERLSAELGVLSMDASRNLMDDHQVFLKELGVVSARRLREARHGETVLVAGAKAATQTPPIRSGKRVIFSTLDDGTGLVDLAFFDDSHDACAHTVFHSWLLLVRGVVQRRGPRSLSVVGSAAWNLAELVELRAEGGLDEVAARLAEPVQGRPDGADPTGGRRIQLPTGYEMHPWADLRPAGQEASQGPSTVRKLWHQSPGSAG; encoded by the coding sequence GTGCCGGGCTTCGCGCATCTGCACACCGTCTCCGGGTTCTCCCTGCGCTATGGCGCCTCGCACCCGGAGCGGCTCGCCGAGCGTGCCTCGGAGCGGGGCATGGACGCCCTCGCCCTCACCGACCGTGACACCCTCGCCGGCGCGGTCCGCTTCGCCAAGGCGTGCGCCAAGGCGGGGGTCCGTCCGCTGTTCGGTGTCGATCTGGCGGTGGCCGGTCCGTCGCTGTCGGAAGGGGTGGCACCCCGGCGTGAGCGACGGCGCGCCCCGGTGCGCGGTGGTGTCTTCGTCGACGAGCCGGCCTCCCGGGCGACCTTCCTCGCCCGGGACGGCGCCCGCGGCTGGGCCGACCTGTGCGGGATCGTCACGGTGGCGCACCAGGGCGAGGGTGTGCCTTCGCTGCCCTGGTCCGGCAACCGCGGTGACGGCCTGACCGTGCTGCTCGGCCCCGGTTCCGACGTGGGGCGTGCCCTCGCCGCGGGACGTCCGGACCGGGCCGCCAGGCTGCTCGTCCCCTGGCGCGAGATCTACGGCGACGCGCTCCGTCTGGAGGTCGTCTGGCACGGCCGGGAAGGTACGGGGCCCGGCTCCCTGCGGCTGGCCGCCCGTACCGTCGGCTTCGCCGCCGAGCAGCGGATCCGGCCGGTGCTCAGCAACGCCGTCCGCTATGCCGACCCCGGCCAGGGGCAGGTCGCCGATGTGCTGGATGCCGCTCGCCGGCTGGTTCCGATCGACCCCCGCAAGGAGCTGGACTCCGGTGAGGCCTGGCTGAAGGACGCGCGGGCCATGCTGCGGGTCGCCGAGCGGGTCGTGGAGGCGGCCGGCTACCGGCGGGACACCGCTCATCGGCTGCTGGAGCAGACTCGGGCCACCGCTGACGAGTGTCTGGTCGACCCCGAGGACGATCTCGGCATCGGCACCGTCCACTTTCCCGAGGCGCACCTCGTCGGCGCCGGCCGCCGCACCGCCCAGCGGGCGCTCGCCTCGCGGGCGGCGGCGGGCATGGTGCTGCACGGCTACGCCGACCGGCGTGCCTACTGGGAGCGGATGCACGACGAGCTGGACATCATCGCCCATCACGGCTTCGCCTCCTACTTTCTGACGGTCGCCCAAGTGGTCGATGACGTACGGGAGATGGGGATCCGGGTGGCCGCGCGCGGCTCCGGTGCGGGCTCCCTCGTCAACCATCTCCTCGGCATCGCGCACGCCGATCCGGTCGAGCACGGGCTGCTGATGGAGCGCTTCCTGTCGAAGGAGCGGGTCGTGCTGCCCGACATCGACATCGATGTGGAGTCCGCGCGGCGGCTGGAGGTGTACCGGGCGATCATCGGGCGGTTCGGGGAGGAGCGGGTGGCGACCGTCTCCATGCCGGAGACCTATCGGGTGCGGCATGCCGTCCGCGATGTCGGGGCCGCGCTGTCCATGGATCCCGCCGACATCGACCGTATCGCCAAGTCCTTTCCGCACATCCGGGCTCGCGATGCCCGTGCCGCGCTGGAGGAACTGCCCGAGCTGAAGGAACTGGCAGGGGAGCTGCGGCGGGAAGGTGAGCGGTACGGCAGGCTGTGGGAGCTGGTCGAGGCCCTCGACGCCCTGCCGCGCGGAGTCGCCATGCATCCGTGCGGGGTGCTGCTCTCCGACGCCTCCCTGCTCGCCCGTACGCCGGTGGTGCCGACCAGCGGCGAGGGGCTGCCGATGTCGCAGTTCGACAAGGAGGACGTGGAGGACCTCGGGCTGCTCAAGCTGGACGTGCTGGGCGTGCGGATGCAGTCGGCCATGGCGCATGCGGTGGCGGAGGTGGAGCGGGCGACGGGGGAGCGGGTCGACCTGGACGCGCTGCCGCCGGGTGATCCGGTGACGTACCGGCTCATCCGGTCCGCCGAGACGCTCGGCTGTTTCCAGATCGAGTCGCCCGGTCAGCGGGATCTGGTGGGGCGGCTGCAGCCCGCCACTTTTCATGACCTGGTCGTGGACATCTCGCTGTTCCGGCCGGGGCCCGTCGCCGCCGACATGGTGCGGCCCTTCATCGAGGCGCGGCACGGGCGGGCGCCGGTGCGCTATCCGCACCCGGACCTTCAGCGGCCGCTGGAGGAGACGTACGGGGTCGTCGTCTTTCACGAGCAGGTCATCGACATCGTCGCCATCATGACCGGGTGCGGGCGCGGTGAGGCGGACCGGGTGCGGCGCGGGCTGTCCGATCCGGAGTCGCAGGGGCGGATCAAGGTGTGGTTCGCCCAGCACGCGGCGGCCGACGGATATGACGCGGAAACGATTCGGCGGACCTGGGAGATCGTCGAGGCCTTCGGGTCGTACGGCTTCTGCAAGGCGCACGCCGTCGCCTTCGCCGTGCCGACCTATCAGTCGGCATGGCTGAAGGCCCATCACCCGGCCGCCTTCTACGCCGGGCTGCTCACGCACGACCCCGGGATGTATCCGAAGCGGCTGCTGCTGGCGGACGCGCGGCGGCGCGGGGTGCCGATCCTGCCGTTGGACGTGAACGCGTCCGGGGTCGCACACGGGATCGAACTGGTGTCTGAATCACCTGAGGTCTGGGGGCTCAGGCTGGCCCTCTCCGACGTGCACGGCATCAGTGAGGCCGAGGCGGCGCGGATCGCCGAGGGGCAGCCGTATGCCTCGCTGCTCGACTTCTGGGAGCGGGCACGGCCGAGCCGTCCGCTGGCCCAGCGGCTCGCTCAGGTGGGCGCGCTGGACGCCTTCGGGGCCAACCGCCGTGATCTGCAACTGCATCTGACCGAGCTGCACCGGGGTGCCCGGGGTGCGGGCGGCGGCCAGCTCCCTCTGGCCGGCGGGCGCGAGACGGCGTCGGCCGGGCTGCCCGACCTCACCTCGGCGGAGCGGCTCAGCGCCGAGCTGGGCGTGCTGTCCATGGACGCCTCGCGCAATCTGATGGACGACCACCAGGTGTTCCTGAAGGAGCTGGGCGTGGTGTCGGCGCGCCGGCTGCGCGAGGCCAGGCACGGGGAGACCGTGCTGGTCGCGGGCGCCAAGGCGGCCACCCAGACCCCGCCGATCCGCTCCGGCAAGCGGGTCATCTTCAGCACGCTGGACGACGGCACGGGCCTGGTCGACCTCGCCTTCTTCGACGACTCCCACGACGCCTGCGCGCACACCGTCTTCCACTCCTGGCTGCTGCTGGTGCGCGGAGTGGTGCAGCGGCGGGGTCCGCGCAGCCTGAGCGTGGTGGGCTCCGCCGCCTGGAACCTCGCGGAGCTGGTCGAACTGCGTGCCGAGGGCGGCCTGGACGAGGTGGCCGCCCGGCTGGCCGAGCCCGTCCAGGGACGGCCGGACGGGGCGGACCCGACGGGCGGCCGCCGGATCCAGCTGCCGACCGGATACGAGATGCACCCGTGGGCCGATCTGCGGCCCGCGGGCCAGGAGGCCTCGCAAGGGCCTTCGACGGTACGGAAGTTGTGGCACCAGAGTCCGGGGAGCGCGGGATGA
- a CDS encoding S1 family peptidase has translation MKHRRIPGRRAVLAGAGIAALVAAGVTFQTANASEPSKSAPEAQALSAPAAGKLASTLVKNLGSDAAGSYYDARAKRLVVNVLDAGAAKTVQAAGAKARVVAHSLAELDGARATLKADATIPGTSWATDPVTNKVVVTADKTVSGAEWAKLGKVVDGLGTKAELKRSKGEFKPFIAGGDAISGSGGRCSLGFNVVKGGQPYFLTAGHCTAAISTWSDSSGNVIGKNEQSDFPGNDFGLVKYTADTAHPSEVDLYNGSTQKITGAAEATVGMKVTRSGSTTQVHDGTVTGLNATVNYSEGTVSGLIQTDVCAEPGDSGGSLFSGDNAIGLTSGGSGDCTSGGETFFQPVTEALSATGSQIG, from the coding sequence TTGAAGCACAGACGCATACCCGGGCGGCGGGCCGTGCTGGCCGGTGCGGGAATCGCCGCACTGGTCGCCGCGGGTGTCACCTTCCAGACTGCGAACGCCAGCGAACCCTCGAAGTCCGCTCCGGAAGCGCAGGCCCTGTCGGCGCCCGCGGCCGGAAAGCTCGCCTCGACGCTGGTCAAGAATCTCGGGTCCGACGCGGCGGGCAGCTACTACGACGCCCGGGCGAAGCGCCTCGTCGTCAACGTGCTCGACGCCGGTGCCGCGAAGACCGTCCAGGCGGCCGGCGCCAAGGCCAGAGTCGTCGCCCACTCCCTCGCCGAACTCGACGGCGCGCGGGCGACCCTGAAGGCGGACGCGACCATCCCCGGCACCTCGTGGGCCACCGACCCGGTCACCAACAAGGTCGTCGTCACCGCCGACAAGACGGTGTCCGGCGCGGAGTGGGCCAAGCTCGGCAAGGTGGTCGACGGGCTCGGGACGAAGGCGGAGCTGAAGCGGTCGAAGGGGGAGTTCAAGCCCTTCATCGCCGGCGGCGACGCGATCTCCGGCTCCGGCGGGCGCTGCTCGCTCGGCTTCAACGTGGTCAAGGGCGGGCAGCCGTACTTCCTGACCGCCGGGCACTGCACCGCGGCCATCTCCACCTGGTCGGACTCCTCGGGCAACGTCATCGGCAAGAACGAGCAGTCCGACTTCCCGGGCAACGACTTCGGTCTGGTCAAGTACACCGCGGACACCGCCCACCCGAGCGAGGTCGACCTCTACAACGGCTCGACCCAGAAGATCACCGGCGCGGCCGAGGCCACCGTCGGCATGAAGGTCACCCGCAGCGGCTCGACCACCCAGGTGCACGACGGGACGGTCACCGGCCTGAACGCCACCGTCAACTACTCCGAGGGCACGGTCAGCGGTCTGATCCAGACCGACGTCTGCGCCGAGCCCGGTGACAGCGGCGGCTCGCTCTTCTCGGGCGACAACGCGATCGGCCTGACCTCGGGCGGCAGCGGCGACTGCACCTCCGGCGGGGAGACGTTCTTCCAGCCGGTCACCGAGGCCCTGTCGGCGACCGGCAGCCAGATCGGCTGA